In Streptococcus oralis, a single window of DNA contains:
- a CDS encoding restriction endonuclease subunit S: protein MSSIRLGEIGKISMCKRILKSQTNEFSGIPFYKISTFGGTPTVYIDEKVYREYKEKYSYPKKGDILISAAGTIGKTVIFDGEDSYFQDSNIVWIENDESKVTNQFLYYFLQTNPFITTNGSTIKRLYNDNLRDTKISNVPSIQQQNQITDILGTLDKKIQTNNQINQELEAMAKTLYDYWFVQFDFPDQNGKPYKSSGGKMVYNPELKREIPEGWEVETLKDFESKIITGKTPSRANSDNFGGEVPFITIGDIRGNTFIYSTSETLTDLGASVQQNKYLPEGSLCVSCIATVGEIGFTTEWSHTNQQINSIVFEDETNRYYLYFALKNYFENANASAKTGNTFANMNKEDFSGIRIILPRNEIKNNFHKITELYFAQIKCLQGQNQELTQLRDWLLPMLMNGQVKV from the coding sequence ATGAGTAGTATAAGACTAGGGGAGATTGGAAAAATCTCAATGTGTAAGAGAATATTGAAATCTCAGACAAATGAATTTTCAGGTATCCCTTTTTATAAAATCTCAACGTTTGGTGGTACTCCGACAGTATATATTGATGAAAAGGTTTATCGTGAATACAAAGAAAAATATTCATATCCTAAAAAAGGTGATATTTTAATTTCTGCTGCAGGAACAATTGGAAAAACAGTAATATTTGATGGAGAAGATTCTTATTTTCAGGATTCCAATATAGTATGGATAGAAAATGATGAATCAAAGGTAACAAATCAGTTTCTGTATTATTTTTTACAAACAAATCCTTTTATTACCACAAATGGAAGTACCATAAAAAGATTATATAACGATAATTTAAGAGATACTAAGATATCAAATGTTCCTTCAATCCAACAACAAAATCAAATAACAGATATTTTGGGTACTTTAGATAAAAAAATCCAAACCAACAACCAAATCAACCAAGAGTTGGAAGCCATGGCTAAAACCCTCTATGACTACTGGTTTGTGCAGTTTGATTTCCCAGACCAGAATGGAAAACCCTACAAATCATCAGGCGGAAAAATGGTCTATAACCCAGAACTTAAACGCGAAATCCCAGAGGGATGGGAAGTGGAGACTCTTAAAGACTTTGAGTCGAAAATTATTACTGGAAAAACACCTTCTAGAGCAAATAGTGATAATTTTGGAGGTGAAGTTCCTTTTATAACAATTGGAGATATACGAGGAAATACTTTTATTTATAGCACTTCAGAAACATTGACTGATTTAGGAGCAAGCGTACAACAGAATAAGTATTTACCTGAGGGTAGCTTATGTGTTTCTTGTATTGCGACAGTGGGTGAAATTGGATTTACTACTGAATGGTCTCATACAAATCAACAAATAAATTCAATTGTTTTTGAGGATGAAACGAATAGATATTATCTTTATTTTGCGTTGAAAAATTATTTTGAAAATGCTAATGCGAGTGCAAAGACTGGAAATACTTTTGCTAATATGAATAAAGAAGATTTTTCAGGAATTAGAATCATTCTACCAAGAAATGAAATCAAAAATAATTTTCACAAAATAACAGAGCTTTATTTTGCACAAATCAAATGTTTACAAGGACAAAACCAAGAACTCACCCAACTTCGTGATTGGCTCTTGCCAATGCTGATGAATGGGCAGGTGAAGGTATAA
- a CDS encoding HsdM family class I SAM-dependent methyltransferase, translated as MSETFKSQIKDLVDDLKAVFTHVGLGGEAAEYKLLTQSFLYKFLNDKFLYQAKAIDASNSYEKLIDMSEEDYSWLLKFIGTSTAWLKPDQLIETLHRQQNEATFYETFENTLNQIAIDNNDIFSVHTDGDTAIRLFDERLITDNISDSSKRNEVAKAIINLLTRVKFDETIFSQGFDFFSTLFEYMIKDYNKDGGGKYAEYYTPHSVAKIIADILVGNDQPSNVRIYDPSAGSGTLLMNLASRIGVDKTTVYSQDISQKSSNLLRLNLILNGLQHSIHNIVQGNTIIANRHPEKMDYIVSNPPFKLDFSEWRDQVETLPEASERFFAGVPKVPAKSKDKMAIYELFVQHIIYSLKSDGQAAVVLPTGFITAQSGIDKAIRQHLVDNQMLAGVVSMPSNIFATTGTNVSILFIDKKNKGDVVLIDASNLGTKVKEGKNQKTVLSPEEEQKIVETFIKKEAVEDFSVTVSYEDIKEKNYSLSAGQYFDIKIDYVDITAEEFEAKMTAFQNKLSDLFQQSHALEQEIEEQMKRVKYE; from the coding sequence ATGAGTGAAACATTTAAATCTCAAATTAAAGACTTAGTAGATGATTTGAAGGCTGTTTTTACGCATGTTGGATTAGGTGGAGAAGCAGCTGAATATAAACTTCTTACCCAATCTTTCCTCTATAAGTTTTTAAACGACAAATTTTTATATCAGGCAAAAGCTATTGATGCTTCTAATAGTTATGAAAAACTAATTGATATGAGTGAAGAAGATTATTCTTGGCTTCTAAAATTTATCGGTACCAGCACGGCTTGGCTCAAGCCAGACCAGTTGATTGAAACGCTTCACCGTCAGCAAAATGAAGCGACTTTCTACGAGACTTTTGAAAATACCCTCAACCAGATCGCCATTGATAATAACGATATCTTCTCTGTTCATACAGACGGAGATACGGCTATTCGTCTCTTTGACGAGCGTCTGATTACCGATAACATATCAGATAGCAGTAAGCGTAATGAAGTCGCAAAAGCCATCATTAATCTCCTTACTCGAGTGAAGTTCGATGAGACTATCTTTTCACAAGGTTTCGACTTTTTCTCTACCCTCTTTGAGTACATGATCAAGGACTACAACAAAGATGGCGGTGGTAAGTACGCTGAGTACTACACACCTCACTCTGTGGCAAAGATTATCGCTGATATCCTTGTGGGAAACGACCAACCATCAAACGTGCGGATCTATGACCCGTCAGCTGGTTCGGGAACCTTGCTAATGAATCTGGCTAGTCGTATCGGTGTGGACAAGACCACTGTCTATAGTCAGGATATCTCGCAAAAATCATCTAATCTTCTCCGTCTTAATCTAATTTTGAATGGACTGCAACATTCCATCCATAATATCGTACAGGGAAATACCATCATCGCCAACCGTCATCCTGAAAAAATGGACTATATCGTTTCCAACCCTCCTTTTAAGCTGGACTTTTCAGAGTGGCGTGACCAAGTAGAGACATTGCCAGAAGCCAGTGAGCGTTTCTTTGCAGGAGTGCCAAAGGTTCCAGCCAAGTCTAAGGACAAGATGGCGATTTACGAGCTCTTTGTACAGCATATCATCTACTCCTTGAAGTCAGACGGTCAAGCAGCCGTTGTCTTGCCGACAGGATTTATCACTGCCCAGTCAGGGATTGATAAGGCCATCCGTCAACACTTGGTGGACAATCAAATGCTGGCTGGTGTCGTTTCCATGCCGTCTAATATCTTTGCGACGACAGGTACCAACGTCTCTATCCTCTTTATCGATAAGAAAAATAAGGGTGATGTCGTCCTCATCGATGCCTCAAATCTCGGAACCAAGGTCAAGGAAGGCAAGAACCAAAAGACCGTGCTCTCTCCTGAAGAAGAGCAGAAGATCGTCGAGACCTTTATCAAGAAAGAAGCCGTCGAGGACTTTTCAGTCACTGTCTCTTATGAGGATATCAAGGAGAAAAACTACTCTCTCAGCGCAGGACAATACTTTGACATCAAGATAGACTATGTGGATATCACAGCAGAAGAGTTTGAAGCCAAGATGACCGCCTTTCAAAACAAGCTCTCAGACCTTTTCCAGCAATCGCATGCATTGGAGCAGGAGATTGAAGAGCAGATGAAGAGGGTTAAGTATGAGTAG